One segment of Halalkalicoccus tibetensis DNA contains the following:
- the trpB gene encoding tryptophan synthase subunit beta, which translates to MSTTKFGRYGGQYVPEALMPAIGELEDAYHRFVLENEDGFMDDFRARLRDFGGRPTPLQHAEALSARYGREVYLKREDLLHGGAHKLNNALGQALLAKYMGKERIIAETGAGQHGTATAMACAHLGMDCEIYMGERDINRQRPNVFRMRLNGAELNPVTTGRGTLKEAISETMRDWATSVEDTHYVIGSVVGPHPFPRMVRDFQAVISEEAREQVQEKAGGLPDSVLACAGGGSNTMGAFHEFVGDDTDLYAVEAGGSSLEVDEAGGVAPNSASLSTGSEGVLHGARTKLLQDSDGQIMESHSVSSGLDYAGVGPELAHLVDEGRVTPVNVDDDGALEGFHRLSQLEGIIPALETAHAFAFLEDEHEELGEVVIVNVSGRGDKDLESVIEETAERDIESAPDMDVFQGGL; encoded by the coding sequence ATGAGCACGACCAAGTTCGGACGCTACGGCGGCCAGTACGTACCGGAGGCGCTGATGCCCGCGATCGGGGAGCTCGAGGACGCGTATCACAGGTTCGTCCTCGAGAACGAGGACGGGTTCATGGACGACTTCCGCGCCCGGCTGCGGGATTTCGGGGGGCGGCCCACGCCGCTCCAGCACGCCGAGGCGCTCTCCGCGCGCTACGGTCGGGAGGTGTACCTCAAGCGCGAGGACCTGCTTCACGGGGGCGCCCACAAGCTGAACAACGCGCTCGGGCAGGCGCTGCTCGCGAAGTACATGGGCAAGGAGCGGATCATCGCCGAGACCGGCGCCGGGCAACACGGCACCGCGACCGCGATGGCGTGTGCCCATCTCGGGATGGACTGCGAGATCTACATGGGCGAGCGCGACATCAACCGCCAGCGTCCCAACGTCTTCCGGATGCGGCTCAACGGCGCCGAGCTCAACCCCGTGACGACGGGACGGGGAACCCTCAAGGAAGCCATCAGCGAGACGATGCGCGACTGGGCCACCTCGGTCGAGGACACCCATTACGTGATCGGGAGCGTCGTGGGCCCGCATCCGTTCCCGCGGATGGTCCGGGACTTTCAGGCAGTCATCAGCGAGGAGGCCCGCGAGCAGGTCCAGGAGAAGGCCGGCGGGCTTCCGGACAGCGTGCTCGCGTGTGCGGGCGGGGGCTCGAACACGATGGGCGCGTTCCACGAGTTCGTCGGCGACGACACGGATCTCTACGCCGTCGAGGCCGGCGGAAGCAGTCTGGAGGTCGACGAGGCGGGCGGCGTCGCGCCCAACTCCGCGTCGCTCTCGACCGGAAGCGAGGGCGTGCTCCACGGCGCGCGCACCAAACTGCTTCAGGACTCGGACGGCCAGATCATGGAGTCCCATTCCGTCTCCTCGGGGCTCGACTACGCGGGCGTCGGCCCGGAGCTCGCACACCTCGTCGACGAGGGCCGCGTGACGCCGGTGAACGTCGACGACGACGGGGCCTTGGAGGGCTTCCATCGCCTCTCGCAACTGGAGGGGATCATCCCCGCGCTGGAGACGGCCCACGCCTTTGCTTTCCTCGAAGACGAACACGAGGAGCTGGGCGAGGTCGTGATCGTCAACGTCTCGGGGCGGGGCGACAAGGACCTCGAGTCGGTGATCGAGGAGACCGCGGAACGCGACATCGAAAGTGCGCCCGACATGGACGTCTTTCAGGGGGGACTATGA
- the trpA gene encoding tryptophan synthase subunit alpha has protein sequence MSQSRIDEAFADGPAFIPYLAAGDPDVESTKEYVRALVQGGADIVELGLPFSEPIAEGSTIQNAIVRSLKGGMTPDTYFDLVDDLDIDVPVVCMTYYNLIYRYGEEEGPEPFVRRATEVGIDGFVVPDLPAEESGPLREACDEYGLDLVFIVAPTTRGERLERIMSQVSGYVYVQARLGTTGARADVSGQTDTSLGRLEEWDVPKAVGFGISEREHAERIVAGGADGIIVGSALVDIVAEGDTEEGTVAERLERKARELKEGALAGAADRPQPERP, from the coding sequence ATGAGCCAGAGCCGCATCGATGAGGCCTTCGCGGACGGCCCGGCGTTCATCCCGTATCTCGCCGCGGGCGATCCCGACGTCGAGTCGACGAAGGAGTACGTCCGCGCGCTGGTCCAGGGCGGTGCGGACATCGTCGAACTGGGACTCCCCTTCTCGGAACCGATCGCGGAAGGCTCGACCATCCAGAACGCGATCGTCCGGTCGTTAAAGGGCGGGATGACCCCCGACACCTACTTCGACCTGGTCGACGATCTGGACATCGACGTGCCGGTCGTCTGCATGACCTACTACAACCTGATCTATCGCTATGGTGAGGAAGAGGGGCCCGAGCCGTTCGTGCGCCGGGCCACGGAGGTCGGGATCGACGGGTTCGTCGTGCCGGACCTGCCGGCCGAGGAGTCGGGTCCCCTTCGGGAGGCCTGCGACGAGTACGGGCTCGATCTCGTCTTCATCGTCGCGCCGACGACGCGCGGCGAGCGCCTCGAACGGATCATGAGTCAGGTCTCGGGCTACGTCTATGTCCAGGCGCGGCTGGGAACCACCGGTGCGCGCGCCGACGTGAGCGGCCAGACCGACACGAGCCTCGGACGCCTGGAGGAGTGGGACGTCCCGAAGGCCGTGGGCTTCGGGATCAGCGAGCGCGAACACGCCGAACGCATCGTCGCAGGCGGCGCCGACGGGATCATCGTCGGCTCGGCTCTAGTCGACATCGTCGCTGAGGGCGACACCGAGGAGGGAACCGTCGCCGAGCGCCTCGAACGAAAGGCGCGGGAACTGAAGGAGGGTGCGCTCGCCGGGGCGGCTGACCGGCCGCAACCGGAACGTCCATAA
- the lonB gene encoding ATP-dependent protease LonB, whose translation MSNERDTGEHPADGVDESPEREPGDVEDQSPSEESDGGFGSDVDVEFDADIADEEDDLLGGLKIESTDDIKVPEKLVDQVIGQDHAQEIVRKAAKQRRHILMIGSPGTGKSMLAKAMTQLLPNEDLQDVLIYHNPDDGNEPKVRTVPSGKGEQIVDAHKEEARKRNTMRTILMWLIIIVILGYSLFIGNILLGIIAAAIIYLAFKYANRGSDAMVPNLLINNADRTTAPFEDVTGAHAGALLGDVRHDPFQSGGMETPSHDRVEAGGIHKAHRGVLFIDEINTLDVRSQQHLMTAIQEGEFAITGQSERSSGAMVQTEPVPTDFIMVAAGNRDALENMHPALRSRIKGYGYEVFFDDTIEDEPEMRRKYARFIAQEVDRDGRLPHFTRQAIEEVILEAKRRSGRKGHLTLEFRNLGGLVRVAGDIARAEDAEFTTRQHVLDAKDRSRSIEQQLADTFIERYSDYDISMNEGGVVGRVNGLAVMGGDSGIVKPIMAEVTQGHGEVIATGKLQEIAQESVQNVSAIIKKFTNKDINEMDVHIQFLQSYEGVEGDSASVSIATAVISALEEIPIDQNVAMTGSLSVRGDVLPVGGVTHKIEAAAKSDIDTVIIPKSNEQDVMIEDEYKEQVEVVPVSHISEVLEIALVGEPEKDGLVDRLKNITTALDREHQVPSGSPTPQ comes from the coding sequence ATGAGCAACGAGAGAGATACCGGAGAGCACCCCGCTGACGGGGTGGACGAGTCGCCGGAACGGGAGCCCGGCGACGTCGAAGACCAGTCCCCGAGCGAGGAGTCCGACGGGGGGTTCGGCAGCGACGTCGACGTCGAGTTCGACGCCGACATCGCCGACGAGGAGGACGACCTGCTGGGTGGGCTGAAGATCGAGTCCACCGACGACATCAAGGTCCCCGAGAAGCTGGTCGACCAGGTGATCGGCCAGGACCACGCCCAGGAGATCGTCCGCAAGGCCGCAAAGCAGCGACGGCACATCCTCATGATCGGCTCGCCGGGGACCGGCAAGTCGATGCTGGCGAAAGCGATGACCCAGCTGCTGCCCAACGAGGACCTCCAGGACGTCCTGATCTACCACAACCCCGACGACGGCAACGAGCCGAAGGTCCGGACGGTCCCCTCGGGCAAGGGCGAACAGATCGTCGACGCCCACAAGGAGGAGGCCCGCAAGCGCAACACGATGCGGACCATCCTCATGTGGCTGATCATCATCGTGATCCTCGGCTACTCGCTTTTCATCGGGAACATCCTGCTGGGGATCATCGCCGCCGCGATCATCTACCTCGCGTTCAAGTACGCGAACCGCGGCAGCGACGCGATGGTCCCGAACCTCCTGATCAACAACGCCGACCGCACCACCGCGCCCTTCGAGGACGTCACCGGCGCCCACGCCGGCGCGCTGCTCGGCGACGTCCGCCACGACCCGTTCCAGTCGGGCGGGATGGAGACGCCGAGCCACGACCGCGTCGAGGCCGGCGGGATCCACAAGGCTCACCGGGGCGTGCTGTTCATCGACGAGATCAACACCCTCGACGTCCGCAGCCAGCAGCACCTGATGACGGCAATCCAGGAGGGCGAGTTCGCGATCACCGGCCAGTCCGAGCGCTCCTCGGGCGCGATGGTCCAGACCGAACCCGTCCCCACCGACTTCATCATGGTCGCGGCGGGCAACCGCGACGCGCTGGAGAACATGCACCCGGCGCTTCGCTCGCGGATCAAGGGCTACGGCTACGAGGTGTTCTTCGACGACACCATCGAGGACGAGCCCGAGATGCGCCGCAAGTACGCCCGGTTCATCGCCCAGGAGGTCGACCGCGACGGTCGGCTCCCCCACTTCACCCGCCAGGCGATCGAGGAGGTCATCCTCGAGGCCAAGCGCCGGTCGGGCCGGAAGGGGCATCTGACTCTCGAGTTCCGGAACCTCGGCGGGCTCGTCCGCGTGGCGGGCGACATCGCCCGCGCGGAGGACGCCGAGTTCACCACCCGCCAGCACGTCCTCGACGCGAAGGACCGCTCGCGGTCGATCGAACAGCAGCTCGCCGACACGTTCATCGAGCGCTACAGTGACTACGACATCTCGATGAACGAGGGCGGCGTCGTCGGCCGCGTCAACGGCCTCGCGGTCATGGGCGGCGACAGCGGGATCGTCAAGCCGATCATGGCCGAGGTCACCCAGGGCCACGGCGAGGTCATCGCCACGGGTAAGCTCCAGGAGATCGCCCAGGAGTCCGTCCAGAACGTCTCGGCGATCATCAAGAAGTTCACCAACAAGGACATCAACGAGATGGACGTCCACATCCAGTTCCTCCAGTCCTACGAGGGCGTGGAGGGCGACTCGGCGTCCGTCTCGATCGCCACCGCGGTGATCAGCGCCCTCGAGGAGATCCCGATCGACCAGAACGTCGCCATGACCGGCTCGCTGTCGGTCCGGGGCGACGTGCTGCCCGTCGGCGGGGTCACCCACAAGATCGAGGCCGCCGCGAAGTCGGACATCGATACGGTCATCATCCCGAAATCGAACGAGCAGGACGTGATGATCGAGGACGAGTACAAGGAGCAGGTCGAGGTCGTCCCCGTCTCGCATATCAGCGAGGTGCTCGAGATCGCCCTGGTCGGCGAGCCCGAGAAGGACGGCCTGGTCGACCGCCTGAAGAACATCACGACCGCGCTCGATCGGGAACACCAGGTCCCGAGCGGCAGTCCCACCCCGCAGTAA
- a CDS encoding nicotinamide-nucleotide adenylyltransferase, with amino-acid sequence MTRGFYIGRFQPYHNGHHRMVDRIASEVDELVLGIGSAGDSHSRHDPFTAGERIMMITKSLVDYDLVTYAVPIEDLDRNSVWVSHVQSMSPDFDVAYSNNPLVIRLFNEAGVEVRQSPMFNREELEGTEVRERMIDDGDWESLVPEPVADVIHESNGIERVQQVSETDANGVQ; translated from the coding sequence ATGACACGGGGGTTTTACATCGGCCGGTTCCAGCCGTACCACAACGGCCACCATCGTATGGTCGACCGGATCGCGAGCGAGGTCGACGAGCTCGTCCTCGGGATCGGCAGTGCCGGCGACTCGCACTCCCGACACGATCCTTTCACCGCGGGCGAGCGCATCATGATGATCACCAAGTCGCTCGTCGACTACGACCTGGTGACCTACGCCGTCCCCATCGAGGACCTCGATCGCAACTCCGTCTGGGTCAGCCACGTCCAGAGCATGTCCCCCGATTTCGACGTCGCCTACTCGAACAACCCGCTCGTGATCCGGCTGTTCAACGAGGCCGGCGTCGAGGTGCGCCAGTCGCCGATGTTCAACCGCGAGGAGCTGGAAGGGACCGAAGTACGGGAACGCATGATCGACGACGGCGACTGGGAGAGCCTCGTCCCCGAGCCCGTCGCCGACGTGATCCACGAGAGCAACGGGATCGAGCGGGTCCAGCAGGTCAGCGAGACCGACGCCAACGGCGTCCAATGA
- a CDS encoding CynX/NimT family MFS transporter translates to MARAANRWDHLALALGAASYACLLFVWFLLPAFLSPVIDDLGLTNWQAGVLVGAVPLTYIPLSLVSGLAIDRVGPRLGIGLGLLVFGAAGALRGLATGFPSMLAFTLLIGVGATGITFGLPKLVAALYPQERVGSASTVYVLGSYAGSAGAFAIGRPLLGPTLGGWRPAFLYSGLAVLAFAVVWFLGTARIEPEGGDDGRTFSPGSLREDARRVLSSRAMVLLVVAGTGYLLVNHGLQGWLVTLFEDRGIRPALAGLTTTVLVAGQAIGALSIPPLSDRLDARRQAVVCSGLLVTAGTTVLILAESALVVAAAGIVAVGVGLGGVGPLLRAIPVELEGIGPGLTATAVGFVFAVGEIGGFLGPFLIGSLLDLTGSFVPGLGAIALAGLVIAAAGWLMTGVGG, encoded by the coding sequence GTGGCGCGCGCCGCGAACCGCTGGGACCACCTCGCGCTCGCCCTCGGGGCCGCGAGCTACGCCTGCTTGCTGTTCGTCTGGTTCCTGCTGCCCGCCTTTCTCTCGCCGGTGATCGACGATCTCGGCCTGACGAACTGGCAGGCCGGCGTGCTCGTCGGGGCAGTGCCTCTCACCTACATCCCCCTCTCGCTGGTCAGCGGGCTCGCGATCGACCGGGTCGGTCCTCGACTGGGGATCGGCCTCGGCCTGCTGGTCTTCGGCGCCGCGGGCGCCCTCCGGGGCCTCGCGACGGGCTTCCCCTCGATGCTCGCGTTCACCCTCCTCATCGGCGTCGGCGCGACCGGGATCACCTTCGGCCTTCCCAAGCTGGTGGCGGCGCTCTACCCCCAGGAGCGGGTCGGCTCGGCCTCGACGGTCTACGTCCTCGGCTCCTACGCCGGCTCCGCCGGGGCGTTCGCGATCGGCCGGCCCCTGCTTGGCCCGACCCTCGGCGGCTGGCGCCCTGCCTTCCTCTACAGCGGGCTCGCGGTGCTGGCCTTCGCCGTCGTCTGGTTCCTCGGGACCGCACGGATCGAGCCCGAGGGGGGCGACGACGGTCGAACGTTCTCGCCCGGCTCGCTGCGCGAGGACGCCCGCCGGGTGCTCTCGAGCCGCGCGATGGTCCTGCTGGTCGTCGCCGGGACGGGCTACCTGCTGGTCAATCACGGCCTGCAGGGCTGGCTCGTGACGCTCTTCGAGGACCGGGGGATCCGGCCCGCGCTCGCGGGGCTCACGACCACTGTGTTGGTGGCCGGCCAGGCGATCGGCGCGCTCTCGATCCCGCCGCTCTCGGACCGCCTCGACGCGCGCCGCCAGGCGGTCGTCTGCTCGGGGCTGCTCGTCACGGCCGGGACGACGGTCCTGATACTCGCCGAGTCGGCGCTCGTCGTCGCCGCCGCCGGGATCGTCGCCGTCGGGGTCGGCCTCGGTGGAGTCGGCCCGCTGCTGCGCGCGATCCCCGTCGAGCTCGAGGGGATCGGGCCCGGACTCACGGCCACCGCCGTGGGCTTCGTCTTCGCCGTCGGCGAGATCGGCGGCTTCCTCGGCCCGTTCCTGATCGGCTCGCTGCTCGACCTCACGGGCTCGTTCGTCCCCGGGCTCGGCGCCATCGCCCTCGCCGGGCTCGTGATCGCCGCCGCTGGCTGGTTGATGACCGGCGTAGGGGGGTGA
- a CDS encoding SDR family oxidoreductase, whose product MTLEEAREKAEEIEPQQQDRQPGVEGEMEPPAEFIRDGYEGSGKLEGKVAIVTGGDSGIGRAAAVHFAREGADVAVMYLDEEEDAEKTAEMIEDEGQEALTIDGDVRDSAFCQAAVEEVIEEFGDLNVLVNNAAVQVVKTELTDITDEQWEETFATNIHGYFYMTKAALPHLEDGDTVINTTSVNAFEGNDFLVDYSTTKGAIVAFTRSLSQQLAPEGIRVNQVAPGPIWTPLIPATIGDFDPEAVAEFGQDVPMGRPGQPSELGPAYVYLACEDSSYMSGQTLHLNGGSIVGG is encoded by the coding sequence ATGACGCTCGAGGAAGCCCGCGAGAAGGCAGAGGAGATCGAGCCCCAACAACAGGACCGCCAGCCCGGCGTCGAGGGCGAGATGGAGCCGCCCGCGGAGTTCATCCGCGACGGCTACGAGGGCAGCGGCAAGCTCGAGGGGAAGGTCGCGATCGTCACCGGCGGGGACAGCGGGATCGGCCGTGCGGCCGCGGTCCACTTCGCCCGCGAGGGCGCCGACGTCGCCGTGATGTACCTCGACGAGGAGGAGGACGCGGAGAAGACGGCTGAAATGATCGAGGACGAGGGCCAGGAGGCCCTGACGATCGACGGCGACGTCCGCGACAGCGCGTTCTGTCAGGCCGCCGTCGAGGAGGTCATAGAGGAGTTCGGCGACCTGAACGTGCTCGTGAACAACGCGGCGGTCCAGGTCGTGAAGACCGAACTGACCGACATCACCGACGAGCAGTGGGAGGAGACGTTCGCGACGAACATCCACGGCTACTTCTACATGACCAAGGCGGCGCTGCCCCACCTGGAGGACGGCGACACGGTCATCAACACGACCTCCGTGAACGCGTTCGAGGGCAACGACTTCCTCGTGGACTACTCGACGACGAAGGGCGCGATCGTCGCGTTCACCCGCTCGCTCTCCCAGCAGCTCGCCCCCGAAGGGATCCGCGTCAACCAAGTCGCTCCCGGTCCGATCTGGACGCCGCTGATCCCGGCGACGATCGGCGACTTCGACCCCGAGGCCGTCGCGGAGTTCGGCCAGGACGTCCCGATGGGCCGACCCGGCCAGCCCAGCGAGCTCGGCCCGGCGTACGTCTATCTGGCCTGCGAGGACTCGTCCTATATGAGCGGCCAGACGCTGCATCTCAACGGCGGCTCGATCGTCGGCGGGTAG
- a CDS encoding MGMT family protein yields the protein MDDSDTGIYARQIDGIDRAVRIGIASGRVIDVSIPDEPSPEADPGHELLDRIERFLGGEADDFGDVPIALTVPTDQRATLERVRELPYGGTTDVATLARTTPGLDEEDREDVRGALRANPVPILIPGHRVVDGPSPLPGELDRRLRRVESGG from the coding sequence ATGGACGACAGCGACACCGGGATCTACGCCCGACAGATCGACGGGATCGACCGCGCCGTCCGGATCGGGATCGCCTCCGGACGAGTGATCGACGTCTCGATACCCGACGAGCCCTCGCCGGAGGCCGACCCGGGCCACGAGCTGCTCGACCGGATCGAGCGCTTCCTTGGGGGCGAGGCCGACGATTTCGGGGACGTCCCGATCGCGCTGACCGTCCCCACCGACCAGCGGGCGACCCTCGAGCGGGTCCGGGAGCTCCCGTACGGCGGGACCACCGACGTCGCCACCCTCGCGCGGACGACTCCGGGGCTCGACGAGGAGGATCGGGAGGACGTTCGGGGCGCCCTGCGGGCGAACCCCGTTCCGATCCTGATCCCGGGCCACCGGGTCGTAGACGGCCCGAGCCCCCTTCCGGGCGAGCTCGACCGCCGCCTCCGGCGCGTCGAGTCGGGCGGCTGA
- a CDS encoding 2-amino-3,7-dideoxy-D-threo-hept-6-ulosonate synthase — protein MTAGFDARLDRIGTDGNYLIVPMDHGITMGAVKGLKDIEGTIDAVTRGGADCVLTQKGIAPRVHPNTNGAGYVVHVNGSTTIGPDENDKRVTCTIEEAIRAGADAVSFHINVGSNYEPKQIEDLAELSGKAERFGMPVLAMAYARGPGIDSADPEALGHAVRLAEELGADIVKTGYSGDAESFQHVIESTRLPVVIAGGARGTDRETLEKVRGAVDAGGAGISMGRSIFQHDDPEAITRAVSAVIHEDASAEEAIEEAGLAVEA, from the coding sequence ATGACCGCAGGATTCGACGCGCGACTCGACCGGATCGGCACCGACGGGAACTACCTCATCGTCCCGATGGACCACGGGATCACCATGGGCGCGGTGAAGGGCCTGAAGGACATCGAGGGGACGATCGACGCGGTGACGCGCGGCGGCGCGGACTGCGTGCTCACCCAGAAGGGGATCGCCCCGCGGGTCCATCCCAACACCAACGGCGCGGGCTACGTCGTCCACGTCAACGGCTCGACCACCATCGGCCCCGACGAGAACGACAAACGCGTGACCTGCACGATCGAGGAGGCGATCCGCGCGGGCGCCGACGCCGTCTCGTTCCACATCAACGTCGGCTCGAACTACGAGCCGAAACAGATCGAGGATCTCGCTGAGCTCAGCGGGAAAGCGGAGCGCTTCGGAATGCCCGTGCTGGCGATGGCCTACGCGCGCGGGCCGGGCATCGACAGCGCCGACCCCGAGGCGTTGGGCCACGCGGTGCGGCTCGCCGAGGAGCTCGGTGCCGATATCGTCAAGACGGGGTACTCGGGCGACGCCGAGAGCTTCCAGCACGTGATCGAGTCGACCCGACTGCCCGTCGTGATCGCCGGCGGCGCGCGCGGCACGGACAGGGAGACCCTGGAGAAGGTCCGCGGGGCGGTCGACGCCGGCGGCGCGGGCATCTCGATGGGGCGGTCGATCTTCCAGCACGACGACCCCGAGGCGATCACGCGGGCGGTCTCGGCGGTGATCCACGAGGACGCGAGCGCCGAGGAGGCCATCGAGGAGGCGGGGCTCGCGGTCGAGGCGTAA
- a CDS encoding CPBP family intramembrane glutamic endopeptidase → MTEWATFVGLTGVVTVLLLALSHASQEALDTDPEAEPDVELSSGLLLANVALSQGLLLGVLLAAAWYTEVPLEALGIGAGLTGMGALAAGTVLGIGLYLGSELGGAAAGRLGFEYDEGLRELLAPDSAGGWAILLGLVLPVIAFFEEFLFRAALIGAVAAGYGVSPWLLAVLSSMLFAIGHGAQGNTGILVTGLLGFVLAAGFVVTESLLVVVVAHYLVNALEFVVHEGLGIEWT, encoded by the coding sequence GTGACCGAGTGGGCGACGTTCGTCGGCCTGACGGGCGTCGTCACGGTGCTTCTCCTCGCGCTCTCTCACGCCTCACAGGAGGCCCTCGATACCGATCCCGAGGCGGAGCCCGACGTCGAACTCTCCTCGGGCCTGTTGCTCGCGAACGTCGCGCTCTCGCAGGGGCTGCTCCTCGGCGTCCTGCTGGCGGCCGCCTGGTACACCGAGGTCCCGCTGGAGGCCCTGGGGATCGGCGCGGGCCTCACGGGGATGGGCGCGCTCGCGGCCGGAACGGTTCTGGGGATCGGGCTCTATCTCGGCTCGGAGCTGGGCGGGGCGGCCGCCGGGCGGCTCGGCTTCGAGTACGACGAGGGGCTCCGCGAGCTGCTGGCGCCCGACTCGGCTGGCGGCTGGGCGATCCTTCTGGGGCTCGTCCTGCCGGTGATCGCCTTCTTCGAGGAGTTCCTCTTCCGGGCGGCGCTGATCGGCGCGGTCGCGGCGGGCTACGGCGTCTCGCCGTGGCTTCTCGCGGTGCTCTCCTCGATGCTCTTCGCGATCGGCCACGGCGCACAGGGCAACACCGGGATCCTCGTCACGGGGCTGTTGGGGTTCGTCCTCGCGGCGGGGTTCGTCGTCACCGAGAGCCTGCTGGTCGTCGTCGTCGCCCATTACCTCGTGAACGCCCTGGAGTTCGTCGTCCACGAGGGGCTAGGGATCGAGTGGACCTGA
- the trpC gene encoding indole-3-glycerol phosphate synthase, whose translation MNTSESIAPAVESILDSARERDGGDERLSVEARSFPDAVAEAEREGRVAVIAEVKPTSPTTEGIREDDPVELAREMVAGGAAALSVLTEPEHFGGSPETLRRVREAVDVPVLRKDFLLREDQLDVVEADLVLLIARFVDDLAGLVEAAKERGFQPLVEVHTREELAEAIEAGADVVGINNRDLGKLEVDLDTFERVAIEAPEDVLLVAESGIGSGENVRRMREAGADALLIGTAIMDGDVRENTNDFTTA comes from the coding sequence ATGAACACTAGTGAGTCGATCGCGCCGGCCGTCGAGTCGATCCTCGACTCGGCGCGCGAGCGCGACGGGGGCGACGAACGCCTCTCGGTCGAGGCGCGGTCGTTCCCCGATGCGGTCGCCGAGGCCGAGCGCGAGGGACGCGTGGCGGTGATCGCGGAGGTCAAACCCACGAGCCCGACCACGGAGGGCATCCGGGAGGACGACCCGGTCGAGTTGGCCCGGGAGATGGTCGCCGGCGGGGCGGCGGCGCTGTCGGTGCTGACCGAACCCGAGCATTTCGGTGGGTCGCCCGAGACCCTCCGGCGGGTGCGTGAGGCCGTCGACGTGCCGGTTCTCAGGAAGGACTTCCTGCTCCGCGAGGACCAGCTCGACGTCGTCGAGGCCGATCTCGTCCTTCTGATCGCTCGGTTCGTCGACGACCTCGCGGGGCTCGTCGAAGCGGCGAAAGAGCGCGGGTTCCAGCCGCTCGTCGAGGTCCACACCCGCGAGGAGCTCGCCGAGGCGATCGAGGCCGGCGCCGACGTCGTCGGGATCAACAACCGCGACCTCGGGAAGCTGGAGGTGGATCTGGACACCTTCGAGCGGGTGGCGATCGAGGCCCCTGAGGACGTGCTGCTGGTCGCCGAAAGCGGGATCGGTAGTGGAGAGAACGTCCGGCGGATGCGCGAGGCGGGCGCCGACGCGCTGTTGATCGGCACTGCCATCATGGACGGGGACGTACGAGAGAACACGAACGATTTCACCACAGCATGA
- a CDS encoding S-adenosyl-l-methionine hydroxide adenosyltransferase family protein — protein MITLASDFGEPYPAAMKGVLLSRTDARLVDVAHNLPRQEPRTAAFWLRETLPWFPPAVHLAVIDPGVGTDRNALVVRAGDSALVGPDNGVLMPPARGLGYPDPEAFAIDPGHEEFPATGGEGSTFDGRDVFAPAAAAVHEAGVEEVGEIEWLSPVDDPEELRFPEPDLRGREASGEVLVVDRFGNAITNVPGSVLEDRFGEEVAVNGTAVPAERSYAGVEPGHRLATVGSHGNVELAVNAGRGDEAFGVGVGSEVTISY, from the coding sequence ATGATCACGCTCGCCTCGGACTTCGGCGAGCCGTACCCGGCCGCGATGAAGGGCGTGCTGCTCTCGCGGACCGACGCCCGCCTGGTCGACGTCGCCCACAACCTCCCCCGCCAGGAGCCCCGTACCGCCGCCTTCTGGCTGCGCGAGACGCTTCCCTGGTTCCCGCCGGCGGTCCACCTCGCGGTGATCGACCCCGGCGTCGGCACCGATCGGAACGCCCTGGTCGTCCGTGCCGGCGATAGCGCCCTCGTGGGACCGGACAACGGCGTGCTCATGCCCCCGGCCCGCGGGCTCGGCTATCCCGATCCCGAGGCGTTCGCCATCGATCCGGGCCACGAGGAGTTCCCCGCCACCGGCGGCGAGGGCAGCACCTTCGACGGTCGGGACGTCTTCGCGCCCGCCGCCGCGGCGGTCCACGAGGCCGGCGTCGAAGAAGTGGGAGAGATCGAGTGGCTCTCGCCGGTCGACGACCCCGAGGAGCTGCGCTTTCCCGAGCCCGACCTCCGGGGTCGGGAGGCGAGCGGCGAGGTGCTCGTGGTCGATCGTTTCGGCAACGCGATCACCAACGTCCCGGGGAGCGTGCTGGAGGACCGCTTCGGCGAGGAGGTCGCGGTCAACGGCACCGCCGTCCCCGCCGAGCGGAGCTATGCCGGGGTCGAACCCGGCCACCGACTGGCTACCGTCGGCAGCCACGGCAACGTCGAGCTCGCGGTCAACGCCGGCCGCGGCGACGAGGCCTTCGGCGTGGGCGTCGGCTCCGAGGTGACGATCTCCTACTGA